Sequence from the Parvicella tangerina genome:
AAAGCAATTACCAACCATAATCGAACAAGTTCTGAGAACCGTTCGGGCCAGACTTCGGTTTGTGTTTATAGTAAGCGCTGCCAGCAGCTTTTTTGCATTGGGCATCACTTTTAAGCATAGCCCATTCATTGAGAATCCCCTCTAAAATAAACGCTCCAGGATAGAGCAAATTAGTGGTATGAACGAGCGGGTAGCTATTTGTTTTATCATAATACTGCTTAAAGTATCCGTTTGATGCGCAACTAATGCTCACCGCATCTTTAAGTTTTGTTGTGGAACTCGCTTTCGTAAACGTGGTCTTTTCATCCATCAAACCATTGTGTCCATTAAAAGCAACGAGATCAGCATTTCCATTTATCTGAACATTCCAATTGCCAACCTGCAAAGAGTCTTCCAATTGACCTGATAACGAGTTGAAATAATCATTTAAACATTCATGCATTCGATCTCCTCGGTAGGCATCTGCAATAAGAATCACAATAGCACCGTTATCGAATTCTTTCTTGAAAACAACTCTTTCCAGGATATCATCTCTTACATTCTCATAGGCATTCAACATTTCCCAGTCTGGAAGATCTCGAAAAAACCTCTTCACTCCCTTACTCGTCATCCAATACAAATTATGATCAGGGTCCATTCCATTTCCTATAGAAGGAGAAGTAGGCACGATACCTTGATGCTCGTTATCACATAATGGAACTAAAACATGCGCAACCAGCGGCTCACCCCGCTCAATCTTTTGATTCAGGTAATTGACAATCGAACTTCTATTCGAAATCTTCTGGGCATTGAAAACTGACACCCCAAAAAGGGCAATCAGAAAAACTAATGATCTCATCCTTTACAATTTATAAATTTTAACTCATCTTTTCAAAAAGGGTACAACGCTTAATAAACGTATTAATTAGTGAGCTTTCGTGCAAAATCCGTTAACTTTGCCGCAGATTTACTTTTATCAAGATATGGAGGTGCAATTAAACACGATTGAAGAAGCAATCGAAGACATCAAAAACGGTAAGGTCGTTATTGTAGTAGATGATGAGAACCGTGAAAATGAAGGAGACTTTGTAACGGCTGCTCGTAACGTAACTCCTGAGATCATCAACTTTATGGCTACTTACGGAAGAGGGCTGGTTTGTGCACCCATTGTTGAAGACCGTTGTGATGAACTCGGTCTTGACCTGATGGTTCAAAACAACAGTGCCCAATTCGAAACACCATTCACTGTATCAGTTGATTTGATTGGTCATGGCACCACTACAGGAATTTCTGCCAGTGATCGTTCAAAAACGGTGAAAGCGCTTATTGACCCAACTATTGACCCTAAAGAACTTGGGAAGCCAGGACACATCTTCCCTTTACGAGCAAAAAAAGGCGGGGTTTTGAGAAGAGCAGGACATACAGAAGCTGCTATTGACTTAGCCAGACTTGCTGGGTTTGAACCTGCAGGTGTCATCGTTGAGATCTTAAATGAAGATGGAACAATGGCAAGGCTGCCGCAGTTAGTAGAAATTGCTAAAAAGTTTGACCTTAAACTTATTTCCATCGAAGACCTTATTAACTTCAGGCTTAAGCATGAGTCACTGATTGAAAAGATCGTTGAAGTAAAGATGCCCACGAAACATGGAGACTTCAAACTGGCTGCTTTCAGACAAACCACCACAGGTGAAGAGCATCTTGCCATCTATAAAGGCGAGTGGGAAGAAAGTGAACCCGTTTTAACACGTGTTCATTCATCTTGCTTCACAGGAGACATTCTTGAGTCACTTCGTTGTGACTGTGGTCCGCAACTTACTCATGCATTGGATATGATCGAAAAAGAGGGAAAAGGTGTTGTGCTCTATATGAATCAGGAAGGTAGAGGAATCGGTTTAGTGCACAAATTACAGGCATACAAGCTACAAGAAGAAGGCTATGATACCGTGGAAGCAAATCTGAAACTTGGCTTTCAGGCGGATCAGCGTGACTATGGTATTGGTGCGCAAATACTGAGAAGTCTAGGCGTTCGCAAAATGCGACTAATGAGTAATAATCCTAAAAAACGAACAGGTTTAATGGGATATGGGCTCGAAATTGTTGAAAATGTACCGATCGAAACAGGGTGCAATGTACATAACGAAGGATATTTAAAAACTAAAAAAGACAAAATGGGACATGAGCTGAATTTCAAGGACTGATTTTAGCTTGTGAAATTTCATTAATTTATCTTAAAAAAGGTTAGAATTCTAGGATTCTGACCTTTTTGTCTTTTATTTTTTTATTTTCGCATCACTTATAATATTAGGACAAATGGGCTATAAAAAAATCAACAACATACTTGGATGGGTAGTATTTGCCATCGCAACTTTTGTTTACATGGCTACGCTAGAGGAAACAACAAGTTTGTGGGATTGTGGTGAGTACATTACTACCTCGAACAAATTAGAAGTAGGACACCCTCCGGGAGCCCCGATGTTTATGATGCTTGGGAGACTATTCTCTGCATTTGCAAGTCCTGAAAATGCTGCCTACATGGTCAATGCCATGTCTGCAATTAGTAGTGCCTTTGCTATTCTATTCTTATTCTGGACCATCACCATGTTAGCCAGAAAAATCTCTTTGAAAAACGGAAACGCCTTAGAAGATAAAGGCACTCAAATAGCAATCTTTGGTTCTGCTGCTGTAGGTGCCCTTGCCTACACATTTACAGATACGTTCTGGTTTTCAGCCGTTGAAGGTGAAGTATATGCCATGTCTTCCTTCTTTACTGCGCTCGTTTTTTGGGCTATCTTTAAATGGGAGATCGAGGCTGAAAAGCATGACGCTGATATTTTGGCTGGCAGACCAACATCTTTCAACCCTAATAGGTGGTTGATCTTTATCGCCTATATGATCGGACTATCAATTGGAGTTCACTTATTGAACCTTTTGGCTATTCCTGCCATTGGATACGTCATCTACTTCCAAAAAACAAGACAGGTTGATCTCAAAGGATTTCTACTAACTGGCGTTATTTCGATGTTTACCTTAGGGATTGTCCAAACGGTAATTATTCCTAAAATACCTGATGTTGCAGATGTCTTTGAACGTGCCTTCACGAATAAGTTCGGAATGGGATTCAATAGTGGTTTTATCTTTTTTATGTTATTGATCACGGGGCTATTAGTCTTTGGGATTTATTACACCTCGAAAAAAGGCAAGGCAATCTGGAATAACATTATCGTAGGTTTTACGATGCTCTTGATTGGGTATTCATCTTTTACCATGATCGTGGTTCGATCAAATGCTAATCCACCTCTCGATGAGAACAACCCAGAAACGCTTTCTTCATTGGTATCTTACCTGAATCGTGATCAGTATGGTTCATGGCCACTGTTAAACGGCCCGTATTGGAATTCACCTGCTATGGGAGGATGTACAGAAGAATCACTTGAAGCTCCTAAGTCAAGTTTTATGAAGGCTTATGTTGCCGAGTTAGATCACACATTTAGCGGATTCACTGTCGATCAGGCAATCAAGATTCAAGAATTAGTTGGGCCATTAGGCATCCCTCTTCAGATTCAAAAAGGAAAGAATGGAACCATTGGTGTTTCGACACCTGAGTTTAAGGACTGGGTTTATTATAACGGTGAATACGTTCACCCCAACAATACAATAGCCGAAGAGTTAGGTGATCCATTAAGGTATGAGCTATCATTTATCAATATGTTCGAGTATGATGAATATCAAGCCGAATTAGAAGCGGTAAATGAAGAACTAGCAGCTAATAATATTGATTTTCACCTAACCCTTCTCGAAGCACAGCCTCAATATGTGAATACCATGGCAGGTAAAGCTGGTGAGCGAAAATATGACCCAGATTATACCACATTCCTGCCGAGAATGTATCGACAAGGTAAAGGATCTGAATACATGGCCTGGGTGAATTATGACGAACATGAACATACGGTCCCACTTCCCAAAGTTCCTGGAGTACCAGGTTCGGATAGAGCTGACCAAGTCTTTCAATTAGAACAGGCCGTTAATCAAGTGCAAGACCCTGCTGCTAAGCAGCAATATACTGAGTATGCCAACATGTTGAAAGAAGACGGTGTTTACAAACCCAATTTCTGGAATGAGAATATTGCTTACATGTTCAAATACCAGTTAGACTGGATGTACTTTAGATACTTCATGTGGAATTTTTCAGGGAGGCAAAATGACCTGCAGGGGTATGGACTCAATGGAGGTGGAAGAGCTTTGCTAGATGGTAACTGGATCACTGGTGTTAAGTTATTAGACTCACAGCGATTAGGAAATCAGGAGAATCTACCTGCATTTATCACTGAAAACGTGGGCTACAACCGTTATTTCATGTTGCCGCTTATCTTAGGGCTTATTGGGTTAGTATTCCACTCCGTTAAAGCACCAAAAGACATGTTTACGGTATTGTTGCTTTTCTTCTTCACTGGTCTAGCTATTGTGCTTTACCTGAATCAAAAGCCTATGGAGCCCAGAGAGCGAGATTATGCCTATGCTGCATCCTTCTACGCCTTTGCAATTTGGATCGGTCTAGGTGTTTATGCACTCTTTGATGCTGTGAAGCAATTTGATCCTAAAAAGTTGATGCAGCTTGCTGGAATAACTATAGGGGGTAGTTTATTCATCCTAATTGTTGAATATGCGGTAAGAGAAACTGGAACTCCAATGGGAGCATCGTTATTGTACATCAGTTTGATAGGCGTGGGTACGTATGTCCTCTTTGCTTTCTTGGGAGATAAGTTAAAAAACCCAACTATGACGAGTAGTTTGGCTACCTTACTTTGTCTGGCTGTTCCTATCATTCTGGCTGTAGAGAACTGGGATGATCACGACCGATCAAACAGAACAACTGCTAGAGATTTCGCCTATAACTACTTATTGTCCTGCAGCGAAAAGTCTGAAGGAGGGAAAGGAGCTATTCTGTTCACAAATGGAGATAATGACACGTTCCCACTTTGGTATCTACAAGAAGTTGAAGAGGAACGAACTGATGTAAGAGTGGCTAACATGAGCTTACTAGGAACCGACTGGCACATCAATCAAATGAAGCGTCAGGCCTATGATTCTGAACCGCTGGAAATATCAATGAACGAATTCAGTTACAGAAATGGTACAAGGGACTATGTGATCATTCAGGAAAACCCTAAAAAAGCAGGGAAATATTATTCTGCGAAAGAAGCACTAGCTTTCATTTTGGATGATAATCACAAGATAGATAATGACCAAACCTGTAATGCTGAAAGCTATCTTGACTTCAAAGGTATCTACATCCCTGTTGATAAAGATGCTGCCCTAAAGCATGGAATCATTACCCAGGAACAATATGCTAAATGTGTAGATACGATCAAGTGGAAGCTTTCTGGAAACGTGCTTTACAAATCTGACCTTGCTGTACTCGACCTACTAAGTAATTACGAATGGAACAGGCCGATTTACTTCGCTAGTTTGAGCAAACAAGGACTACAAGCTAATTACGGGTTATCCAAGTATATGCAGTCTGAAGGTTTAGCGTTTAAGATCACCCCAGTTAAATTTGGAGCAAACGGGGGAGTTAACTTTGACAAGATGTATAATCTCATGATGGACAAGGAAAATGGGTTCCAGTGGGGTAACATGAAAACTCCTGGTGTTCTTGTGG
This genomic interval carries:
- a CDS encoding bifunctional 3,4-dihydroxy-2-butanone-4-phosphate synthase/GTP cyclohydrolase II, with the translated sequence MPQIYFYQDMEVQLNTIEEAIEDIKNGKVVIVVDDENRENEGDFVTAARNVTPEIINFMATYGRGLVCAPIVEDRCDELGLDLMVQNNSAQFETPFTVSVDLIGHGTTTGISASDRSKTVKALIDPTIDPKELGKPGHIFPLRAKKGGVLRRAGHTEAAIDLARLAGFEPAGVIVEILNEDGTMARLPQLVEIAKKFDLKLISIEDLINFRLKHESLIEKIVEVKMPTKHGDFKLAAFRQTTTGEEHLAIYKGEWEESEPVLTRVHSSCFTGDILESLRCDCGPQLTHALDMIEKEGKGVVLYMNQEGRGIGLVHKLQAYKLQEEGYDTVEANLKLGFQADQRDYGIGAQILRSLGVRKMRLMSNNPKKRTGLMGYGLEIVENVPIETGCNVHNEGYLKTKKDKMGHELNFKD
- a CDS encoding protein O-mannosyl-transferase family — translated: MGYKKINNILGWVVFAIATFVYMATLEETTSLWDCGEYITTSNKLEVGHPPGAPMFMMLGRLFSAFASPENAAYMVNAMSAISSAFAILFLFWTITMLARKISLKNGNALEDKGTQIAIFGSAAVGALAYTFTDTFWFSAVEGEVYAMSSFFTALVFWAIFKWEIEAEKHDADILAGRPTSFNPNRWLIFIAYMIGLSIGVHLLNLLAIPAIGYVIYFQKTRQVDLKGFLLTGVISMFTLGIVQTVIIPKIPDVADVFERAFTNKFGMGFNSGFIFFMLLITGLLVFGIYYTSKKGKAIWNNIIVGFTMLLIGYSSFTMIVVRSNANPPLDENNPETLSSLVSYLNRDQYGSWPLLNGPYWNSPAMGGCTEESLEAPKSSFMKAYVAELDHTFSGFTVDQAIKIQELVGPLGIPLQIQKGKNGTIGVSTPEFKDWVYYNGEYVHPNNTIAEELGDPLRYELSFINMFEYDEYQAELEAVNEELAANNIDFHLTLLEAQPQYVNTMAGKAGERKYDPDYTTFLPRMYRQGKGSEYMAWVNYDEHEHTVPLPKVPGVPGSDRADQVFQLEQAVNQVQDPAAKQQYTEYANMLKEDGVYKPNFWNENIAYMFKYQLDWMYFRYFMWNFSGRQNDLQGYGLNGGGRALLDGNWITGVKLLDSQRLGNQENLPAFITENVGYNRYFMLPLILGLIGLVFHSVKAPKDMFTVLLLFFFTGLAIVLYLNQKPMEPRERDYAYAASFYAFAIWIGLGVYALFDAVKQFDPKKLMQLAGITIGGSLFILIVEYAVRETGTPMGASLLYISLIGVGTYVLFAFLGDKLKNPTMTSSLATLLCLAVPIILAVENWDDHDRSNRTTARDFAYNYLLSCSEKSEGGKGAILFTNGDNDTFPLWYLQEVEEERTDVRVANMSLLGTDWHINQMKRQAYDSEPLEISMNEFSYRNGTRDYVIIQENPKKAGKYYSAKEALAFILDDNHKIDNDQTCNAESYLDFKGIYIPVDKDAALKHGIITQEQYAKCVDTIKWKLSGNVLYKSDLAVLDLLSNYEWNRPIYFASLSKQGLQANYGLSKYMQSEGLAFKITPVKFGANGGVNFDKMYNLMMDKENGFQWGNMKTPGVLVDYYTMRMVYNLRVQIMKFTEDLIAAGKNQMAIDVLDRAFEEMPIENSQVAVDDICFYLCANYYDAGAIEKADALAKKLAAVKLDEIKYYVQQDDFYFGQMVSEFGKAMQQIELLRTASNGDAMKDYQENMMKYQTKLEALQTEYSQRMTQLQQEAMENMYDAETIKQKQKEIEDEIIAKQTQIEEQAQLDQNSMNAPDENAVGFAELGFLADTEFLSVMGDAKKKFLDTRYDYYNFYAQQKNFPRSFISIWDPMFFEQPE